In the genome of Chelonia mydas isolate rCheMyd1 chromosome 26, rCheMyd1.pri.v2, whole genome shotgun sequence, one region contains:
- the LOC102936908 gene encoding kazal-type serine protease inhibitor domain-containing protein 1-like isoform X2: MCRSQRAMCGSNHITYQNICKFQEAVHERDRWNLSITSDGPCQAVPQIKHHPQDQVNVSGYDVIFMCEVFAYPMALVEWRKDEEEFALPGDDPHISIQKLLPLPCLAPQ; the protein is encoded by the exons ATGTGCAGGTCCCAGAGGGCCATGTGTGGCTCCAATCACATCACCTACCAGAACATCTGCAAGTTCCAGGAGGCCGTGCATGAGAGAGACAGGTGGAACCTCAGCATCACAAGTGATGGGCCCTGCCAAGCAG TTCCCCAGATCAAGCACCATCCCCAAGACCAGGTGAATGTGTCTGGCTATGATGTGATCTTCATGTGTGAGGTCTTTGCCTACCCCATGGCCCTCGTGGAATGGAGGAAGGATGAAGAAGAATTCGCTCTACCTGGAGATGATCCTCACATCTCCATCCAA aagctgctccccctgccctgttTAGCTCCCCAGTGA
- the LOC102936908 gene encoding kazal-type serine protease inhibitor domain-containing protein 1-like isoform X1: MCRSQRAMCGSNHITYQNICKFQEAVHERDRWNLSITSDGPCQAVPQIKHHPQDQVNVSGYDVIFMCEVFAYPMALVEWRKDEEEFALPGDDPHISIQVSDTITAPPRQGVPQLRSTQVEAAKYR; this comes from the exons ATGTGCAGGTCCCAGAGGGCCATGTGTGGCTCCAATCACATCACCTACCAGAACATCTGCAAGTTCCAGGAGGCCGTGCATGAGAGAGACAGGTGGAACCTCAGCATCACAAGTGATGGGCCCTGCCAAGCAG TTCCCCAGATCAAGCACCATCCCCAAGACCAGGTGAATGTGTCTGGCTATGATGTGATCTTCATGTGTGAGGTCTTTGCCTACCCCATGGCCCTCGTGGAATGGAGGAAGGATGAAGAAGAATTCGCTCTACCTGGAGATGATCCTCACATCTCCATCCAAGTGAGTGACACCATCACAGCTCCGCCTAGGCAAGGGGTCCCCCAGCTTCGCTCCACCCAGGTGGAGGCAGCTAAATACAGGTGA